In bacterium, a single window of DNA contains:
- the pilO gene encoding type 4a pilus biogenesis protein PilO has protein sequence MLIKSMAALSKREKGVFYLCAAIIACALLYNFIFEPIAKKWLKANKEIQIKRMSLMKNIRAVKNRKKVFSEYELYADKVKQKGSDEKEIAQIFREIESAARNNHVRILNMKPVSFIDTSGEKEGYKKLAVEVECEAEMSSLVQFIYNIQTCSQILKVEQIKLKAKEMNSNIIGSTLSIGKILILS, from the coding sequence ATGTTAATAAAATCCATGGCTGCACTTTCAAAGAGAGAGAAGGGCGTTTTTTACCTTTGTGCGGCGATTATTGCGTGCGCATTACTGTATAATTTTATATTTGAACCTATAGCCAAGAAATGGTTAAAGGCGAATAAGGAAATTCAGATAAAGAGAATGAGTTTAATGAAGAACATTAGAGCTGTAAAAAACAGGAAAAAGGTTTTCTCTGAGTATGAGCTTTATGCTGATAAAGTGAAGCAGAAAGGGTCTGATGAAAAGGAGATAGCCCAAATTTTTCGCGAAATAGAATCTGCTGCAAGAAATAATCATGTGCGTATCTTGAATATGAAACCTGTGTCATTCATTGATACCTCAGGAGAAAAGGAAGGATATAAGAAATTGGCTGTTGAGGTTGAATGCGAAGCTGAGATGTCCTCACTTGTTCAATTTATCTATAATATTCAGACTTGTTCCCAAATACTCAAGGTGGAACAAATAAAACTAAAAGCTAAGGAAATGAATTCCAATATTATAGGAAGCACCTTAAGTATTGGTAAGATCTTAATACTGTCATAG
- the pilM gene encoding pilus assembly protein PilM encodes MKTKKSNSKTKMQMFETMFGILKQGVETHCSKLLGGFRVYTKEKTKTLWSVLCTLWSNLINTHVITGIEIGQNSIKVVQGISEWKKSRIKIITLLTEEIKNNDEKQEKLKHIINNLMIKPKKVIACIPRSLVTVRYLNLPSTSEREIAHMVQFQAEKQLPYSKEELVTAFKVIGSNKDGYSRVMLVLVHQDVINNQLKLLGDLKLNPEYIELSSQATASAFIKEHPGKNKAVAFIDIDIFSVDIQVIFNGELVYTRNISLSENRRQESLLEEITKSLNSYNKDNKEITSIFISGKVHNKLMENLSKSFEWPVEIFNPVENLALHKEKFSIANQSETSLCSIVGLIENFPNVLLNVLPDEIKTQKQVREKRKNYLVLASQCIGILFLILSVFMRILYDKQNTSKWLDIEIKKTNPIAKEVNKRAERLRVIKEQIDTRNSCLDILHELHKIIPDTISLSTLDYQLNNTLKIKGQSKALSDALGLIDILEKSSYFKNVQLKSSNMRRLRDMEVADFYIQCEIES; translated from the coding sequence AGGATTTCGGGTTTATACGAAAGAAAAAACTAAGACGCTATGGTCAGTGCTCTGTACTCTATGGTCTAACTTAATAAACACACATGTAATTACAGGAATTGAAATAGGTCAGAATAGTATAAAGGTTGTCCAAGGTATTTCTGAGTGGAAAAAATCCAGGATAAAAATTATAACTCTTTTAACAGAAGAAATTAAAAACAATGATGAAAAGCAAGAGAAACTTAAGCATATAATCAATAATCTGATGATCAAGCCTAAAAAGGTTATAGCTTGTATTCCAAGAAGTCTTGTAACAGTCAGATATTTAAACCTGCCGTCGACTAGTGAAAGAGAAATAGCACATATGGTACAATTTCAAGCTGAAAAGCAGCTTCCGTATTCCAAGGAGGAACTTGTTACAGCTTTTAAGGTTATAGGAAGCAATAAAGATGGCTATTCCAGGGTGATGCTGGTTCTTGTTCATCAAGATGTTATAAACAATCAGCTCAAGTTATTAGGGGATCTGAAATTAAATCCAGAATACATTGAATTAAGTTCTCAAGCTACTGCCTCTGCCTTTATCAAAGAACATCCTGGAAAAAATAAGGCAGTTGCTTTTATTGATATAGATATATTCTCAGTTGATATTCAAGTCATATTTAATGGGGAATTAGTTTATACGAGGAATATTTCTCTGTCTGAGAACAGGCGACAGGAATCTCTTCTAGAAGAAATAACAAAGTCTCTCAATTCCTATAACAAGGACAATAAAGAGATAACAAGTATTTTTATAAGTGGAAAAGTTCATAATAAACTGATGGAGAATTTGTCCAAGAGTTTTGAATGGCCTGTGGAAATATTTAATCCTGTAGAGAACTTAGCATTGCATAAAGAAAAATTTTCTATTGCAAATCAAAGTGAAACTTCTTTGTGTTCGATTGTAGGCTTGATTGAGAACTTTCCTAATGTCCTGCTTAATGTTTTACCTGATGAAATAAAAACACAAAAGCAAGTCAGAGAAAAGCGAAAGAACTATCTTGTTCTAGCATCTCAATGCATTGGTATATTATTTCTTATTTTAAGCGTTTTTATGAGAATACTCTATGACAAACAGAATACATCAAAATGGCTGGATATAGAGATTAAAAAGACTAATCCAATCGCTAAAGAAGTTAATAAGCGCGCTGAAAGACTGCGTGTTATAAAGGAACAAATAGATACTAGAAACTCGTGTTTGGATATTCTGCATGAATTGCATAAGATAATTCCTGATACTATTTCCCTCTCAACCCTTGATTATCAGCTCAACAATACTCTTAAAATAAAAGGGCAGTCTAAGGCATTATCCGATGCATTAGGTCTTATAGATATACTGGAAAAGTCGTCTTATTTTAAGAATGTTCAGTTAAAGTCTTCTAACATGCGAAGACTTCGCGATATGGAAGTTGCAGATTTTTATATTCAATGTGAAATAGAGAGCTAA